The following coding sequences lie in one Drosophila subpulchrella strain 33 F10 #4 breed RU33 unplaced genomic scaffold, RU_Dsub_v1.1 Primary Assembly Seq51, whole genome shotgun sequence genomic window:
- the LOC119562472 gene encoding vegetative cell wall protein gp1-like: MGSRNAAPANANPLPERHIATWPPTKPSSAYRAPSSAHSSAHSSAHQQRPTAPSAAPNAPDTWSPAMLRAPPGAPNDQHRRSPAALTERHQERQSAAPSAAPTAPDTWSLATLRAPPGAHNERPPRPQQRHPRRQPRYQQRRPSSVPRRAVPPTWPSGAHRAPPAAPTTAPDTWSPATQRASPGARNERPRALSSVQRPSGIVFCTISSAHRAPPAAPTTAPDTWSPATQRASPGARNERPRALSSVQRPSGGVFCTISSTHRAPPAAPTAAPIAAPISSAQPRPQQRQTRRIRGHPPCYERHQERPTISTAAHQPHSPSANGSASRNHIGQPVPHVSSICRAPSAQSRH, encoded by the coding sequence ATGGGATCCCGTAACGCTGCGCCCGCCAACGCCAACCCACTCCCGGAGCGCCACATAGCCACGTGGCCTCCCACGAAGCCGTCAAGCGCATACCGCGCCCCGAGCAGCGCCCACAGCAGCGCCCATAGCAGCGCCCATCAGCAGCGCCCAACCGCGCCCTCAGCAGCGCCAAACGCGCCGGATACGTGGTCACCCGCCATGCTACGAGCGCCACCAGGAGCGCCCAACGATCAGCACCGCCGCTCACCAGCCGCACTCACCGAGCGCCATCAGGAGCGCCAATCAGCCGCGCCCTCAGCAGCGCCAACCGCGCCGGATACGTGGTCACTAGCCACGCTACGAGCGCCACCAGGAGCGCACAACGAGCGGCCACCGCGCCCTCAGCAGCGTCACCCGCGCCGCCAGCCGCGTTATCAGCAGCGCAGACCCAGCAGCGTCCCGCGCCGTGCAGTGCCACCCACGTGGCCATCAGGTGCCCACagagcaccaccagcagcgccAACAACAGCGCCGGACACGTGGTCACCAGCCACACAACGAGCGTCACCAGGAGCACGCAACGAGCGGCCCCGCGCCCTCAGCAGCGTTCAGCGCCCATCGGGCATCGTCTTTTGCACCATCAGCAGCGCCCACAGAGCGCCACCAGCAGCGCCAACAACAGCGCCGGACACGTGGTCACCAGCCACACAACGAGCGTCACCAGGAGCACGCAACGAGCGGCCCCGCGCCCTCAGCAGCGTTCAGCGCCCATCGGGCGGCGTCTTTTGCACCATCAGCAGCACCCACCGAGCGCCACCAGCAGCGCCCACAGCAGCGCCCATAGCAGCGCCCATCAGCAGCGCCCAACCGCGCCCTCAGCAGCGCCAAACGCGCCGGATACGTGGTCACCCGCCATGCTACGAGCGCCACCAGGAGCGCCCAACGATCAGCACCGCCGCTCACCAGCCGCACTCACCGAGCGCCAACGGGAGCGCCAGCCGCAACCACATCGGTCAGCCAGTGCCGCACGTCAGCAGCATCTGCCGTGCGCCCAGCGCCCAGTCACGCCACTAG